The region GTGAATATTCCCAGCTATCAGTGCCAAATTGAAGATGTCATTGCCGTTCGCGATCGCGAGCGCTCCCGAAATCTGGTGGAAAGTAATTTACAGTATCCCGGTCTGGCCAACCTTCCCAGCCATTTGGAATTCGATAAAGATAAATTGGTGGGAAAAGTCAATGGGGTCATCGAACGCGACTGGGTAGCACTGAACGTCAACGAACTGCTGGTGATTGAGTATTACTCCCGCAAACTCTAAGCTTGGCTGGTGGTTGCCCAATATTGGGGAAACAAGGATGGAAGTTAGCCTTTCATCCTTGCCACTTCTCCCTTCTTGCTTGGTATCAGTCCCACCAGCTGTTCTGCTACTTCCTCTATCACCCACCAATTTGAGACATGGTACGCGCATAGCCACCATCTGTGGTTCCCATGTCCCGTTCTTTGAAGTTGATTTCCGGTTTAATGGCTAGTACCTCGCGTACCTGCGTCCGGATACTCTCTACAGATTCTCCCCGACGTAAGGATGCACGCAAATTCACGCTTCCCTGTTCGTTTAACAAACAAGGGCGCAGCCAGCCATCTGCGGAAAGGCGCATGCGATTGCAGCGATCGCAAAAACATTCCGACATTTGGGATATAAATCCTAAGGTGCCCTGAGCGCCGGGAATTTGAAATATATCTGCCGGTCCGTTGCCTGCCACTTGTGCGGTGGTTAACCCCCAACGATCGCGAATTTGTTGGCGCAATTGTTCTGAGGGAATCCACTGCTTTTCATGGAACAACATCGAGTTGCCAATGGGCATAAATTCAATGAAACGAACATGCCACGCTCGTTTTATGGTTAGAGCAGCCAAATCGAGTACTTCGCCATCGTTGATGCCAGGGATAACGATGACATTTAATTTTAGGGGATCGAAACCGACCCGATAGGCAGCTTGAATGCCTGCCCAGACTTGCTCCCAGCGTTTGCCCGTGCGATCGCCGACCAACGCTGCAAAGGTATCGGGATCGAGAGAGTCCAGGCTAATATTAATACGTCGTAAGCCAGCATCGTACAAATCTTGGGCCGTATCGGCAAGCAAAAACCCATTGGTGGTCATGGCCAGATCTTGCGTTTGTTCGGCCGAAGCGATCGCAGCAACAATTTCGTCAATTTGCGGGCGTAACAAAGGTTCTCCTCCGGTCAGACGAAATTTATTGAACCCGAGGGGAAGAAAAACTTCCCGCAGCAAATACAGCAGTTCCTCGTTGCTTAGAAAATTTTGCGATTGAATGTAGTCAATTTCGCTACCTTCCGGCATGCAATACTGACACTGAAAATTGCACCGGTCGATGAGGCTAACTCGTAGATAGTCAACCGTATGGTATGGGGAATTGGTCATAAAACAATCCGTAGTGCAACGCGATACGTTATATATAGTTTGTATATCTTGAAATATAGGTTCCCAAATCGCCAAGGTTGGCTCATGCAACTTTCGGTTGATTTGTATGCCAAAATTGCATTCAAAAAGCAAATTTGTCTATGGTAGACGCTTCTCACCAGGATGGAACGGTTATCACCAACGGAGTGAGGCTGCACTACGTCAGCCAAGGGGAAGGTCCGTTGATATTGATGCTGCACGGGTTTCCAGAATTTTGGTATTCCTGGCGGTATCAAATGCCTGAATTTGCTAAGGATTATCGCGTTGTTGCTTTGGATTTGCGCGGCTACAACGAAAGCGACAAACCCCAAGATATTGATGCGTACCATATTGATGTTTTGGTGCAAGATATTGAGGGGGCCATTCGCGGTTTGGGCTACGATCGCTGCGTTTTGGTGGGTCACGATTGGGGCGCTGCGATCGCTTGGCATTTTGCCTATGCCTATCCTCAGATGCTGGCAAAATTAATCATTATGAATCTTCCCCATCCCGCCAAGATGGCAGGTTTTTGGCAGCATCCCCAACAACTTTTGCGCAGTTGGTATATCTTTTTCTTCCAGTTGCCCCTACTGCCAGAGTGGCTACTTTCTGCCAACGATTGCGAAGCCATTGGCAAAGCGTTTCGAGAGACGGCGGTGGATAAAAATGCCTTTTCCGACGCGGATTTAGCAGCTTATCGCCGGGCAGCCTCCCAACCGGGGGCTATACAAGCTATGCTTGCCTACTATCGCTGTGCTTTCGATCTTGCCAAAGGGTGGTTGTGGCAATCTCAATCCTGGGAGAAGCTTGACGTTCCTACGTTGATGGTTTGGGGTGAGGAAGATACAGCTTTGGGCAAAGAACTGACCTACGGAACCGAAACCTACGTTCGCAATTTTTGCCTTCGCTATATTCC is a window of Geitlerinema sp. PCC 9228 DNA encoding:
- the moaA gene encoding GTP 3',8-cyclase MoaA encodes the protein MTNSPYHTVDYLRVSLIDRCNFQCQYCMPEGSEIDYIQSQNFLSNEELLYLLREVFLPLGFNKFRLTGGEPLLRPQIDEIVAAIASAEQTQDLAMTTNGFLLADTAQDLYDAGLRRINISLDSLDPDTFAALVGDRTGKRWEQVWAGIQAAYRVGFDPLKLNVIVIPGINDGEVLDLAALTIKRAWHVRFIEFMPIGNSMLFHEKQWIPSEQLRQQIRDRWGLTTAQVAGNGPADIFQIPGAQGTLGFISQMSECFCDRCNRMRLSADGWLRPCLLNEQGSVNLRASLRRGESVESIRTQVREVLAIKPEINFKERDMGTTDGGYARTMSQIGG
- a CDS encoding alpha/beta hydrolase, whose translation is MVDASHQDGTVITNGVRLHYVSQGEGPLILMLHGFPEFWYSWRYQMPEFAKDYRVVALDLRGYNESDKPQDIDAYHIDVLVQDIEGAIRGLGYDRCVLVGHDWGAAIAWHFAYAYPQMLAKLIIMNLPHPAKMAGFWQHPQQLLRSWYIFFFQLPLLPEWLLSANDCEAIGKAFRETAVDKNAFSDADLAAYRRAASQPGAIQAMLAYYRCAFDLAKGWLWQSQSWEKLDVPTLMVWGEEDTALGKELTYGTETYVRNFCLRYIPQCGHWVQQEKPETVNGYMREFLKKHGV